The proteins below come from a single Kitasatospora sp. NBC_00315 genomic window:
- the lysX gene encoding bifunctional lysylphosphatidylglycerol synthetase/lysine--tRNA ligase LysX, giving the protein MSDQSTAPPSPAAAPAGSSVPPSSPTDDLPEQMRVRREKLDRLRAAGVDPYPVGFPRTTTIADLRAKHPDLEPDVATGERAGVTGRVVLARTGGKLCFATLRDGSGDLQVMLSLDKLGPERLAAWKSDIDLGDQVGVEGEVITSKRGELSVMVDRWALTAKCLRPLPDKHKGLTDPEARVRQRYVDLIVNPEAREILHLRSRVVRSIRRTYEDRGYIEVETPMLQPVHGGANARPFKTHINAYGIDLYMRIAPELYLKRLVVGGAEKVFEINRNFRNEGADSTHNPEFTSLESYEAYGDYDTQAELIRATIINAARDALGTTVIRGLDPHGVEHEIDLAEPWAEVGVYPGISAHLGTEVTPETGVEELRRLASEHGIPFEKDWGHGQIVLEMVERLLEENAIRPTFIKDYPTEVSPLTRRHRSIAGVAEKWDLVIFGTEIGTAYSELVDPVEQRARLTAQSLLAAGGDVEAMQVDEDFLRALEYAMPPTGGLGLGVDRLIMLLTGKNIRETVLFPLVKPEQRTTEPKAAAAAAPTSDEE; this is encoded by the coding sequence GTGAGCGATCAGAGCACCGCCCCCCCGTCACCCGCCGCCGCCCCTGCAGGGAGCTCCGTGCCCCCGTCGTCCCCGACCGACGACCTTCCCGAGCAGATGCGCGTCCGGCGCGAGAAGCTGGACCGGCTCCGGGCGGCCGGCGTCGACCCGTACCCGGTCGGGTTCCCCCGCACCACCACCATCGCCGACCTGCGCGCCAAGCACCCCGACCTGGAGCCGGACGTCGCGACCGGCGAGCGGGCCGGTGTGACCGGCCGGGTCGTGCTGGCCCGTACCGGCGGCAAGCTCTGCTTCGCCACCCTGCGGGACGGCTCCGGGGACCTCCAGGTGATGCTCTCCCTGGACAAGCTGGGCCCGGAGCGGCTGGCCGCCTGGAAGTCCGACATCGACCTCGGCGACCAGGTGGGCGTCGAGGGCGAGGTGATCACCTCCAAGCGCGGCGAGCTGTCCGTGATGGTCGACCGCTGGGCGCTCACCGCCAAGTGCCTGCGGCCGCTGCCGGACAAGCACAAGGGCCTGACGGACCCGGAGGCCCGGGTCCGCCAGCGGTACGTCGACCTGATCGTCAACCCCGAGGCCCGCGAGATCCTGCACCTGCGCAGCCGGGTGGTCCGCTCGATCCGCCGCACCTACGAGGACCGCGGCTACATCGAGGTCGAGACCCCGATGCTGCAGCCGGTGCACGGCGGCGCCAACGCCCGCCCGTTCAAGACCCACATCAACGCGTACGGCATCGACCTCTACATGCGGATCGCGCCCGAGCTGTACCTCAAGCGGCTGGTGGTCGGCGGCGCGGAGAAGGTCTTCGAGATCAACCGCAACTTCCGCAACGAGGGCGCGGACTCGACCCACAACCCCGAGTTCACCTCGCTGGAGTCGTACGAGGCGTACGGCGACTACGACACCCAGGCCGAGCTGATCCGGGCCACCATCATCAACGCCGCCCGGGACGCGCTGGGCACCACCGTGATCCGGGGCCTGGACCCGCACGGCGTCGAGCACGAGATCGACCTGGCCGAGCCCTGGGCCGAGGTGGGCGTCTACCCGGGCATCTCCGCGCACCTGGGCACCGAGGTGACCCCGGAGACCGGCGTGGAGGAGCTGCGCCGGCTGGCCTCCGAGCACGGCATCCCGTTCGAGAAGGACTGGGGCCACGGCCAGATCGTCCTGGAGATGGTCGAGCGCCTGCTGGAGGAGAACGCGATCCGGCCGACCTTCATCAAGGACTACCCGACCGAGGTCTCGCCGCTGACCCGGCGGCACCGCTCGATCGCGGGCGTGGCCGAGAAGTGGGACCTGGTGATCTTCGGTACGGAGATCGGCACCGCCTACTCGGAGCTGGTCGACCCGGTCGAGCAGCGCGCCCGCCTCACCGCGCAGTCGCTGCTGGCGGCGGGCGGGGACGTCGAGGCGATGCAGGTGGACGAGGACTTCCTGCGGGCCCTGGAGTACGCGATGCCGCCGACCGGTGGCCTCGGCCTCGGGGTGGACCGCCTGATCATGCTGCTCACCGGCAAGAACATCCGCGAGACGGTGCTCTTCCCGCTGGTGAAGCCCGAACAGCGCACGACAGAGCCGAAGGCGGCCGCCGCCGCGGCGCCCACGAGCGACGAGGAGTGA
- a CDS encoding type III pantothenate kinase, with amino-acid sequence MLLTIDVGNTQTTLGLFDGEDIVEHWRISTDPRRTADELAVLMQGLMGSHTAVSEAKVEGLAICSSVPAVLHELRDVTRRYYGDVPAVIVEPGVKTGVHVLMDNPKEVGADRIVNALAANHLYGGPCIVVDFGTATTFDAVNERGDYVGGAIAPGIEISVDALGVRGAQLRKIELARPRNVIGKNTVEGMQSGILYGFAGQVDGLVDRMAKELAKDPEDVQVIATGGLAGLVLGEAATIDVHEPWLTLIGLRLVYERNRPAAA; translated from the coding sequence ATGCTCCTCACCATCGACGTCGGCAACACCCAGACCACACTCGGCCTGTTCGACGGCGAGGACATCGTCGAGCACTGGCGGATCTCGACCGATCCGCGCCGCACGGCGGACGAACTGGCGGTGCTGATGCAGGGGCTGATGGGGTCGCACACCGCGGTGTCGGAGGCCAAGGTGGAGGGTCTGGCGATCTGCTCCTCCGTCCCCGCCGTGCTCCACGAGCTCCGTGACGTGACCCGCCGCTACTACGGCGACGTCCCCGCGGTGATCGTGGAGCCCGGTGTGAAGACGGGGGTGCACGTCCTGATGGACAACCCCAAGGAGGTCGGCGCCGACCGGATCGTCAACGCGCTGGCCGCCAACCACCTCTACGGCGGTCCGTGCATCGTGGTCGACTTCGGCACCGCGACCACCTTCGACGCGGTCAACGAGCGGGGCGACTACGTCGGCGGCGCGATCGCCCCCGGCATCGAGATCTCGGTGGACGCGCTCGGCGTGCGCGGCGCCCAGCTGCGCAAGATCGAGCTGGCCCGGCCGCGCAACGTGATCGGCAAGAACACCGTCGAGGGCATGCAGTCCGGCATCCTGTACGGCTTCGCCGGCCAGGTCGACGGTCTGGTCGACCGGATGGCCAAGGAGCTGGCCAAGGACCCGGAGGACGTCCAGGTGATCGCCACCGGCGGTCTGGCGGGCCTCGTCCTCGGCGAGGCCGCGACCATCGACGTGCACGAGCCCTGGCTCACCCTGATCGGGCTGCGCCTGGTCTACGAGCGCAACCGCCCGGCCGCCGCCTGA
- a CDS encoding amino-acid N-acetyltransferase, with protein sequence MEVTIRRARTTDVRAVRRLIDGYSRGGILLDKPTVTLFEAVQEFWVAERDDTGLVVACGALHVMWEDLAEVRTLAVDPSCLGKGVGHLLLEKLLQTARWLGVRRIFCLTFEVAFFAKHGFVEIGEVHEADDGTTDPAAIATDVYEELLRSYDEGVAEFLDLERVKPNTLGNSRMLLHL encoded by the coding sequence ATGGAGGTCACCATCCGCCGGGCGCGGACCACCGATGTACGGGCCGTACGCCGGCTCATCGACGGCTACTCACGCGGCGGCATTCTGCTGGACAAGCCGACCGTCACACTGTTCGAGGCCGTCCAGGAGTTCTGGGTCGCCGAGCGCGACGACACCGGCCTGGTCGTGGCCTGCGGCGCCCTGCACGTGATGTGGGAGGATCTGGCCGAGGTCCGCACTCTGGCGGTCGACCCGTCCTGCCTGGGCAAGGGCGTGGGCCACCTGTTGCTGGAGAAGCTGCTGCAGACCGCGCGCTGGCTCGGCGTACGTCGGATTTTCTGCCTGACGTTCGAGGTCGCCTTCTTCGCGAAACACGGTTTCGTCGAGATCGGCGAGGTCCACGAAGCCGATGATGGTACGACAGATCCGGCGGCGATCGCTACGGATGTCTATGAAGAACTTCTCCGCTCGTACGATGAAGGTGTTGCGGAGTTCCTCGACCTGGAGCGTGTGAAGCCCAACACTCTGGGCAACTCGCGCATGCTGCTGCACCTGTGA
- a CDS encoding ATP-dependent Clp protease ATP-binding subunit produces the protein MFERFTDRARRVVVLAQEEARMLNHNYIGTEHILLGLIHEGEGVAAKALESLGISLEAVRQQVEEIIGQGQQAPSGHIPFTPRAKKVLELSLREALQLGHNYIGTEHILLGLIREGEGVAAQVLVKLGADLNRVRQQVIQLLSGYQGTSKESATAGGPAEGTPSTSLVLDQFGRNLTQAAREAKLDPVIGREKEIERVMQVLSRRTKNNPVLIGEPGVGKTAVVEGLAQAIVKGEVPETLKDKQLYTLDLGALVAGSRYRGDFEERLKKVLKEIRTRGDIILFIDELHTLVGAGAAEGAIDAASILKPMLARGELQTIGATTLDEYRKHLEKDAALERRFQPIQVAEPSLPHTIEILKGLRDRYEAHHRVSITDAALVAAATLADRYISDRFLPDKAIDLIDEAGSRMRIRRMTAPPDLREFDEKIADVRREKESAIDAQDFEKAASLRDDEKQLLTAKAKREKEWKAGDMDVVAEVDEELIAEVLATATGIPVFKLTEEESSRLLRMEDELHKRVIGQKDAIKALSQAIRRTRAGLKDPKRPGGSFIFAGPSGVGKTELSKTLAEFLFGDEDALIALDMSEFSEKHTVSRLFGSPPGYVGYEEGGQLTEKVRRKPFSVVLFDEVEKAHPDIFNSLLQILEDGRLTDSQGRVVDFKNTVIIMTTNLGTRDISKGFNLGFAAAGDTATGYERMKNKVSEELKQHFRPEFLNRVDDIVVFHQLTEEDIIQIVDLMIDKVDGRLKDRDMGLELSLEAKQLLAKRGYDPLMGARPLRRTIQREIEDHLSEKILFGELRAGHIVVVGVEGEGKEAKFTFRGEEKSAVADTPAAVASAGPDLTK, from the coding sequence ATGTTCGAGAGGTTCACCGACCGCGCGCGGCGGGTTGTCGTCCTGGCTCAGGAAGAAGCCCGGATGCTCAACCACAACTACATCGGCACCGAGCACATCCTCCTGGGTCTGATCCACGAGGGTGAGGGTGTCGCCGCTAAGGCCCTGGAGAGCCTCGGGATTTCGCTCGAGGCTGTTCGCCAGCAGGTCGAGGAGATCATCGGTCAGGGCCAGCAGGCCCCCTCCGGCCACATCCCCTTCACCCCTCGGGCGAAGAAGGTCCTGGAGCTGTCGCTCCGCGAGGCCCTCCAGCTCGGCCACAACTACATCGGCACCGAGCACATCCTGCTCGGCCTGATCCGCGAGGGCGAGGGCGTCGCCGCCCAGGTCCTGGTGAAGCTGGGCGCCGACCTGAACCGGGTGCGTCAGCAGGTGATCCAGCTGCTGTCCGGGTACCAGGGCACCAGCAAGGAGTCGGCCACCGCCGGCGGCCCCGCCGAGGGCACCCCCTCCACCTCGCTGGTCCTGGACCAGTTCGGGCGCAACCTCACCCAGGCCGCCCGCGAGGCCAAGCTCGACCCGGTGATCGGGCGCGAGAAGGAGATCGAGCGGGTCATGCAGGTGCTGTCCCGCCGCACCAAGAACAACCCCGTGCTGATCGGTGAGCCCGGCGTCGGCAAGACCGCCGTGGTCGAGGGCCTGGCCCAGGCGATCGTCAAGGGCGAGGTCCCGGAGACGCTCAAGGACAAGCAGCTCTACACGCTCGACCTCGGCGCCCTGGTGGCCGGCTCCCGCTACCGCGGTGACTTCGAGGAGCGCCTGAAGAAGGTGCTCAAGGAGATCCGCACCCGCGGCGACATCATCCTGTTCATCGACGAGCTGCACACCCTGGTCGGCGCGGGCGCCGCCGAGGGTGCCATCGACGCGGCGAGCATCCTCAAGCCGATGCTGGCCCGTGGCGAGCTGCAGACCATCGGTGCGACCACGCTCGACGAGTACCGCAAGCACCTGGAGAAGGACGCCGCGCTGGAGCGCCGCTTCCAGCCGATCCAGGTCGCCGAGCCGTCGCTGCCGCACACCATCGAGATCCTCAAGGGTCTGCGCGACCGCTACGAGGCGCACCACCGGGTGTCCATCACGGACGCCGCCCTGGTCGCCGCCGCGACGCTGGCCGACCGCTACATCTCGGACCGCTTCCTGCCGGACAAGGCGATCGACCTGATCGACGAGGCCGGCTCCCGGATGCGCATCCGCCGGATGACCGCGCCGCCGGACCTGCGCGAGTTCGACGAGAAGATCGCCGACGTCCGCCGCGAGAAGGAGAGCGCGATCGACGCGCAGGACTTCGAGAAGGCCGCGTCCCTGCGCGACGACGAGAAGCAGCTCCTGACCGCGAAGGCCAAGCGCGAGAAGGAGTGGAAGGCCGGCGACATGGACGTCGTCGCCGAGGTGGACGAGGAGCTGATCGCCGAGGTGCTGGCGACGGCCACCGGCATCCCGGTCTTCAAGCTGACCGAGGAGGAGTCCTCGCGCCTGCTGCGCATGGAGGACGAGCTGCACAAGCGCGTCATCGGCCAGAAGGACGCCATCAAGGCGCTCTCCCAGGCCATCCGCCGCACCCGGGCGGGTCTCAAGGACCCGAAGCGCCCCGGTGGCTCGTTCATCTTCGCCGGCCCGTCCGGCGTCGGTAAGACCGAGCTGTCCAAGACCCTCGCCGAGTTCCTGTTCGGTGACGAGGACGCGCTGATCGCCCTCGACATGTCGGAGTTCAGCGAGAAGCACACCGTCTCGCGGCTCTTCGGCTCGCCCCCCGGCTACGTCGGGTACGAGGAGGGCGGCCAGCTCACCGAGAAGGTGCGCCGCAAGCCGTTCTCCGTCGTCCTCTTCGACGAGGTCGAGAAGGCACACCCGGACATCTTCAACTCGCTGCTGCAGATCCTGGAGGACGGTCGCCTGACCGACTCCCAGGGCCGCGTGGTCGACTTCAAGAACACCGTCATCATCATGACGACCAACCTCGGCACCCGGGACATCTCCAAGGGCTTCAACCTCGGCTTCGCGGCCGCGGGCGACACCGCCACGGGCTACGAGCGGATGAAGAACAAGGTCAGCGAGGAGCTCAAGCAGCACTTCCGCCCCGAGTTCCTGAACCGCGTCGACGACATCGTGGTGTTCCACCAGCTGACCGAGGAAGACATCATCCAGATCGTCGACCTCATGATCGACAAGGTGGACGGCCGGCTCAAGGACCGCGACATGGGCCTGGAGCTCAGCCTTGAGGCCAAGCAGCTGCTCGCCAAGCGCGGCTACGACCCGCTGATGGGTGCCCGTCCGCTGCGCCGGACCATCCAGCGCGAGATCGAGGACCACCTCTCCGAGAAGATCCTCTTCGGTGAGCTGCGGGCCGGCCACATCGTGGTCGTCGGCGTGGAGGGCGAGGGCAAGGAAGCCAAGTTCACCTTCCGCGGCGAGGAGAAGTCCGCGGTCGCGGACACTCCGGCCGCCGTCGCCTCGGCCGGTCCCGACCTGACGAAGTGA
- a CDS encoding immune inhibitor A domain-containing protein yields MKKTTKAASVLATAAVIATLGAGLLPGTALAAGTAPTPRDPADAVQSVKTDDVLPGPLSGKVEAEQKAATEQLVAGTAKVETHGTSTSVKLGKDKYVELGRERTDKIFTILVDFSDQVDSTTKLPNGQLKYGGTPGPAHNQIAQPDRTQDNSTAWQADYNQAHYQNLYFSQTQNSLKTFYEKQSSGRYSVDGQVTDWVKVPWNEARYGSDYCGQHVCNNAQDLIRDGINAWVADQKAKGQTDAQIKAVIAGYDQWDRYDYNHNGNFNEPDGYIDHFQIVHAGEDQSAGGGVQGTDALWAHRSYVYGAQAGSTGPSDNKLGGTPVGDSGIWIGDYTMQPENGGLGVFAHEYGHDLGLPDLYDTSGSGIDNSVGFWSLMSSGSWLGAGKNEIGDTPNDLDVWSKLQLGWLTYDKAAAGTGSTHHIGPVEYNSKLPQALVVTLPKKTVTTEINTPFAGANEWWSGSADDLNVTLTRDVDLTGKTSASLTAKAWYDLEQDYDYAYAEVSTDGGANWTVLDGTFNGVAIPKNPADKAGLTGGSDNKWGDLSFPLDAYAGKAVKVRFHNTTDGGVHMKGLALDDITVTANGSALFTDGAENGDNGWSATGFSRITGKFSKDYDQYYLAENRRYVSFDTTLQTGPYNFGFASKPGTVEHYANQDGLLIWLWDTSQTDNNVTNHPGAGLILPIDSHPAPLKWSDGALMRPRLQGYDSTFGSQKTDGLSLHKADVATVIPKAKGVDEFSDLKSYWDASDPYSSVIVPKTGTSIEVENESSNYLETWIRVRPVDN; encoded by the coding sequence TTGAAGAAGACCACGAAAGCCGCCTCGGTCCTCGCGACCGCTGCGGTCATAGCCACCTTGGGCGCGGGCCTGCTCCCGGGCACGGCCCTCGCGGCCGGCACCGCGCCCACGCCGCGCGACCCCGCCGACGCCGTCCAGTCCGTCAAGACGGACGATGTGCTCCCGGGCCCGCTGAGTGGCAAGGTCGAGGCTGAACAGAAGGCCGCCACCGAGCAGTTGGTCGCGGGCACCGCCAAGGTCGAGACCCACGGCACGAGCACCAGCGTCAAGCTCGGCAAGGACAAGTACGTCGAGCTCGGTCGCGAGCGTACGGACAAGATCTTCACGATCCTGGTCGACTTCAGTGACCAGGTGGACAGCACCACCAAGCTGCCGAACGGGCAGCTCAAGTACGGCGGCACGCCCGGCCCCGCGCACAACCAGATCGCGCAGCCGGACCGTACCCAGGACAACTCCACCGCCTGGCAGGCCGACTACAACCAGGCGCACTACCAGAACCTGTACTTCAGCCAGACCCAGAACTCCCTGAAGACCTTCTACGAGAAGCAGTCGTCGGGGCGCTACTCGGTCGACGGCCAGGTCACGGACTGGGTGAAGGTGCCCTGGAACGAGGCGCGCTACGGCTCGGACTACTGCGGCCAGCACGTCTGCAACAACGCGCAGGACCTGATCCGCGACGGCATCAACGCCTGGGTCGCCGACCAGAAGGCCAAGGGCCAGACGGACGCTCAGATCAAGGCCGTCATCGCGGGTTACGACCAGTGGGACCGGTACGACTACAACCACAACGGCAACTTCAACGAGCCCGACGGTTACATCGACCACTTCCAGATCGTGCACGCCGGTGAGGACCAGTCCGCCGGTGGCGGTGTCCAGGGCACCGACGCGCTCTGGGCCCACCGCAGCTACGTCTACGGCGCGCAGGCCGGCTCCACCGGCCCGTCCGACAACAAGCTCGGCGGCACCCCGGTCGGCGACTCCGGCATCTGGATCGGCGACTACACGATGCAGCCGGAGAACGGCGGCCTCGGCGTCTTCGCGCACGAGTACGGCCACGACCTCGGTCTGCCGGACCTCTACGACACCAGCGGCAGCGGCATCGACAACTCGGTCGGCTTCTGGTCCCTGATGTCCTCGGGCTCCTGGCTCGGCGCCGGCAAGAACGAGATCGGCGACACGCCGAACGACCTGGACGTCTGGAGCAAGCTGCAGCTCGGCTGGCTCACCTACGACAAGGCCGCCGCGGGCACGGGCTCGACCCACCACATCGGCCCGGTCGAGTACAACAGCAAGCTCCCGCAGGCCCTGGTCGTCACCCTGCCGAAGAAGACCGTCACCACCGAGATCAACACCCCGTTCGCGGGTGCCAACGAGTGGTGGAGCGGCAGCGCGGACGACCTGAACGTCACGCTGACCCGGGACGTCGACCTGACGGGCAAGACCTCCGCGTCGCTGACCGCCAAGGCCTGGTACGACCTGGAGCAGGACTACGACTACGCCTACGCCGAGGTCTCCACCGACGGCGGCGCCAACTGGACCGTCCTGGACGGCACCTTCAACGGCGTGGCGATCCCGAAGAACCCGGCCGACAAGGCCGGCCTGACCGGTGGCTCCGACAACAAGTGGGGCGACCTGTCGTTCCCGCTGGACGCCTACGCCGGCAAGGCCGTCAAGGTCCGCTTCCACAACACCACCGACGGTGGTGTGCACATGAAGGGCCTGGCCCTCGACGACATCACGGTCACCGCGAACGGCTCCGCGCTGTTCACCGACGGTGCCGAGAACGGCGACAACGGCTGGTCGGCCACCGGGTTCTCCCGGATCACCGGCAAGTTCTCCAAGGACTACGACCAGTACTACCTGGCCGAGAACCGCCGCTACGTCTCCTTCGACACCACCCTGCAGACAGGCCCGTACAACTTCGGGTTCGCCAGCAAGCCGGGCACCGTCGAGCACTACGCCAACCAGGACGGCCTGCTGATCTGGCTCTGGGACACCTCCCAGACCGACAACAACGTCACCAACCACCCGGGCGCCGGCCTGATCCTCCCGATCGACTCGCACCCGGCCCCGCTCAAGTGGTCCGACGGCGCGCTGATGCGCCCGCGCCTCCAGGGTTACGACTCCACCTTCGGCTCGCAGAAGACCGACGGTCTGAGCCTGCACAAGGCGGACGTCGCGACGGTCATCCCGAAGGCCAAGGGCGTCGACGAGTTCAGCGACCTGAAGTCGTACTGGGACGCGTCCGACCCGTACAGCAGCGTGATCGTCCCGAAGACGGGCACCAGCATCGAGGTCGAGAACGAGTCCTCGAACTACCTGGAGACCTGGATCCGGGTCCGCCCGGTCGACAACTGA
- the nadC gene encoding carboxylating nicotinate-nucleotide diphosphorylase produces MSHTHEELPLADASGGCGDGCACGDGDGYETGLDPQLAELLEEAGLDPVEVEDVATLALAEDLAGGEDVTSVATVPADAVATADFTAREAGVVSGLRIAEAVVSLVCEEEFEVERHVQDGDRVEAGQLLLSVRSRTRDLLTAERSALNLLCHLSGIATATRAWADALEGTGAVVRDTRKTHPGLRALQKYAVRCGGGANHRMALSDAALVKDNHVVAAGGVAEAFRAVRAAYPELPVEVEVDTLEQIPPVLEAGADLILLDNFSVPQLKEAVALVAGRARLEASGGLTLATAREVAETGVDYLAVGALTHSSPILDIGLDLRP; encoded by the coding sequence ATGTCCCACACCCACGAGGAACTCCCGCTGGCCGACGCGAGCGGCGGCTGCGGAGACGGCTGCGCCTGCGGGGACGGCGACGGCTACGAGACCGGCCTGGACCCGCAGCTCGCCGAGCTGCTGGAGGAGGCCGGCCTGGACCCGGTCGAGGTCGAGGACGTCGCGACGCTGGCGCTGGCCGAGGACCTGGCCGGCGGCGAGGACGTCACCTCGGTGGCGACCGTGCCCGCCGACGCCGTCGCCACCGCCGACTTCACCGCCCGCGAGGCCGGCGTGGTCAGCGGCCTGCGGATCGCCGAGGCCGTGGTCTCGCTGGTCTGCGAGGAGGAGTTCGAGGTCGAGCGGCACGTCCAGGACGGCGACCGGGTCGAGGCCGGGCAGCTGCTGCTCTCGGTCCGGAGCCGCACCCGCGACCTGCTCACCGCCGAGCGCAGCGCCCTCAACCTGCTCTGCCACCTCTCCGGCATCGCCACCGCCACCCGCGCCTGGGCCGACGCCCTGGAGGGCACCGGCGCGGTCGTGCGGGACACCCGCAAGACCCACCCGGGCCTGCGCGCGCTGCAGAAGTACGCGGTGCGCTGCGGCGGCGGCGCCAACCACCGGATGGCGCTGTCGGACGCGGCGCTGGTGAAGGACAACCACGTGGTCGCCGCCGGCGGCGTGGCCGAGGCGTTCCGGGCCGTGCGGGCCGCGTACCCGGAGCTGCCGGTCGAGGTCGAGGTGGACACCCTGGAGCAGATCCCGCCGGTGCTGGAGGCCGGCGCCGACCTGATCCTGCTGGACAACTTCAGCGTCCCGCAGCTGAAGGAGGCCGTCGCCCTGGTAGCCGGCCGCGCCAGGCTGGAGGCCTCCGGCGGACTCACCCTGGCCACCGCGCGCGAGGTCGCGGAGACTGGTGTCGACTACCTGGCCGTGGGCGCCCTGACGCACTCCTCGCCGATCCTCGACATCGGCCTGGACCTGCGTCCGTAA
- a CDS encoding BlaI/MecI/CopY family transcriptional regulator, which produces MVRQLGELENDIMTRVWQWNRPVTVREVLVDLQSERDIAYTTVMTVLDKLHRKGWLRREQVGRAYRYEPVSSREAYTAALMNDAWATSDNPAAALVHFFGLMSPGQREALRAALRVAALFPAGPDSAADSGPDTAADTAPPAPGAAAAGETGGTEGSPTR; this is translated from the coding sequence ATGGTCCGGCAACTCGGTGAACTAGAGAACGACATCATGACCAGGGTCTGGCAGTGGAACCGACCGGTCACGGTTCGCGAGGTTCTGGTCGACCTGCAGTCGGAACGCGATATCGCGTACACCACCGTGATGACGGTGCTCGACAAGCTCCACAGAAAGGGCTGGCTGCGCCGGGAGCAGGTGGGCCGGGCCTATCGATATGAGCCGGTCTCCTCCCGCGAGGCCTACACCGCGGCACTGATGAACGACGCGTGGGCGACGAGTGACAATCCCGCGGCGGCCCTGGTGCACTTCTTCGGCCTGATGTCCCCCGGGCAACGCGAGGCGCTGCGCGCCGCACTCCGGGTCGCCGCGCTCTTCCCCGCCGGGCCGGATAGCGCCGCCGATAGCGGGCCCGATACCGCCGCCGATACGGCGCCCCCGGCGCCCGGCGCCGCCGCCGCCGGGGAAACCGGTGGGACCGAGGGCTCCCCGACGCGATAA
- a CDS encoding Lsr2 family protein, translating to MAQRVQVILEDDLDGGSADETVTFALDGVAYEIDLKSTNAEKLRGLLAPYVEKGRKQSGRLTSARRTSSRGTAARPAAGAPDTAKIRAWAKEQGLEVNDRGRVPSNIREQYESAAAS from the coding sequence GTGGCGCAGAGGGTGCAGGTCATTCTTGAAGACGATCTCGACGGCGGTTCGGCGGACGAGACGGTGACGTTCGCTCTCGACGGCGTTGCCTACGAGATCGATCTGAAGAGCACGAACGCAGAGAAGCTTCGCGGGCTGCTGGCCCCGTACGTCGAGAAGGGTCGCAAGCAGAGCGGCCGCCTCACCAGTGCCCGCCGCACCAGCAGCCGCGGCACCGCGGCCCGTCCCGCGGCAGGCGCTCCGGACACGGCGAAGATCCGTGCCTGGGCGAAGGAGCAGGGCCTGGAGGTCAACGACCGCGGCCGCGTCCCCAGCAACATCCGCGAGCAGTACGAGAGCGCCGCCGCGTCCTGA